The Watersipora subatra chromosome 1, tzWatSuba1.1, whole genome shotgun sequence genome has a window encoding:
- the LOC137391208 gene encoding uncharacterized protein — protein sequence MDAIPKHCGVTVDVHNGVKFGGEVPVISVGSRHQSSLEIDDKYFIAWFDGSAWFVKWKWKDDELILQNNCSEYKINDDDRKKFDEEVQRWIDDEWLELYDNTVHGHVEGIIPLMAAKQPNKPNKIRPVMDYCELNNYIHSNPGVETATCQEKLRNWRLGGSKACLLDLKKAYLQIHIEPSLKRFQAVKYRSKTYVMTRIGFGLNVAPKIMSKIIDKVLSLDEQICNGTDHYIDDIWVNEEVVQADVVRAHLLKLGLVAKDPLTLSDTCVLGLRVNNAEDDQYNWNNLALGVSLEVDGYTVEEAAWLCKEDDGAHINVAELEAALKRINLALKWKMTNVQVITDSATVYGWINSVIEETKRPKVTGLSELIIRRRLEIIGQLIDEYGLTLMIKLVPSSENKSDVLTRVPKKWLQVVACSGLVLSNTDEIENVKKVHQDPHFGVSKTLYLAQKRLGQTIKKDIVEKVVKTCLMCNSVDPNPIKWDHECGPPKQFPSDNDPCFTSARMKEFLQKWSVEQILSCAYKPTGNGIIERHHRTIKRAVMRTGKGPEEMAYWCNNSPNFNGIVPVEELYSYRSDLPGATKSTEIPQKPKSIQIDGTNRHVSDLISAHQDDIANGTHVSTRPTRDSNQVEVEFSISDLLDNNAQLNREPVDSDLNQNSDFENRPVRDRRLPTWLSNFVL from the exons ATGGATGCTATTCCTAAACACTGTGGAGTTACTGTTGATGTTCACAATGGTGTTAAGTTTGGTGGTGAGGTGCCAGTGATAAGTGTTGGCTCAAGACACCAGAGTAGTTTAGAGattgatgataaatatttcatagcatggtttgatggtagtgcatgGTTTGTCAAATGGAAATGGAAAGATgatgaactgattctacaaaaTAATTGCTCTGAATACAAGATAAATGATGATGACAGAAAAAAGTTTGATGAAGAAGTGCAACGCTGGATAGATGATGAATGGCTGGAGTTATATGATAACACAGTCCATGGCCATGTAGAGGGGATAATTCCATTGATGGCTGCAAAACAACCAAACAAGCCCAATAAGATTCGCCCAGTTATGGATTACTGTGAACTAAACAACTATATTCACAGTAATCCAGGTGTTGAGACTGCAACTTGCCAAGAAAAACTGCGAAATTGGAGGTTAGGGGGAAGCAAAGCATGTCTGTTAGATTTGAAGAAGGCTTATCTACAAATTCATATAGAGCCCAGTCTAAAAAGATTCCAGGCAGTGAAGTACAGAAGTAAAACGTATGTAATGACACGCATAGGATTTGGTTTGAATGTTGCTCCCAAGATAATGTCCAAGATCATAGATAAAGTGCTGTCATTGGATGAACAGATTTGCAATGGAACTGATCACTACATTGATGACATTTGGGTAAACGAGGAGGTGGTTCAAGCTGATGTTGTTAGAGCTCACTTACTAAAGCTTGGACTTGTGGCAAAAGACCCATTGACACTATCAGATACTTGTGTGTTGGGTCTTAGAGTAAACAATGCAGAAGATGATCAGTACAACTGGAA CAACTTGGCTCTCGGAGTGTCTCTGGAGGTAGATGGTTACACTGTTGAGGAGGCAGCATGGCTATGTAAAGAGGATGATGGTGCTCATATAAATGTGGCTGAGCTAGAAGCTGCATTGAAACGAATCAACCTAGCGCTAAAGTGGAAAATGACAAATGTGCAAGTGATCACAGATTCAGCTACCGTTTATGGGTGGATAAATTCAGTGATAGAAGAGACCAAAAGGCCTAAGGTTACTGGCCTCAGTGAGTTGATCATTCGACGTAGACTTGAAATTATTGGTCAGCTGATCGATGAATATGGGCTAACACTAATGATCAAACTTGTTCCATCAAGTGAGAACAAGTCGGATGTCCTAACCAGAGTACCAAAAAAATGGCTACAAGTTGTTGCATGCTCAGGGCTTGTACTTTCTAACACAGATGAGATAGAAAACGTAAAGAAAGTTCATCAAGACCCCCACTTTGGTGTCAGCAAAACCTTGTACTTGGCACAGAAAAGGCTTGGACAAACGATCAAGAAAGACATAGTTGAGAAAGTAGTGAAAACTTGTCTTATGTGTAACAGTGTAGATCCTAATCCAATCAAATGGGATCATG AATGTGGACCTCCTAAGCAGTTTCCGAGTGACAATGATCCATGTTTCACAAGCGCTAGAATGAAAGAGTTTCTGCAGAAATGGAGTGTAGAGCAGATCCTCAGCTGTGCCTATAAACCTACTGGAAATGGAATAATTGAAAGACATCACCGTACTATAAAGAGAGCAGTCATGAGAACTGGTAAAGGACCTGAAGAAATGGCATATTGGTGTAACAATTCACCAAACTTCAATGGTATAGTGCCTGTGGAAGAACTATACAGCTATCGCAGTGACTTACCAGGGGCAACCAAATCGACAGAAATACCACAAAAGCCAAAATCCATACAAA TCGATGGCACAAATAGGCATGTGTCTGACCTTATATCGGCTCATCAAGACGACATTGCAAATGGTACACATGTATCAACTAGGCCAACTAGAGACTCTAATCAGGTCGAAGTTGAGTTTAGTATTTCAGACCTGCTTGATAATAATGCTCAGTTGAATCGAGAGCCTGTTGACTCTGATCTCAATCAAAATAGTGACTTTGAAAACAGACCTGTTCGAGATAGACGTCTTCCTACATGGTTATCAAATTTTGTGCTGTAA